AAGAGAAAAGGTTCCATTGAAGTCATTACCAACAGCATCTAACAGATACCTTCTCTCTTTTAAGGACTTTTTAGGAATAATCCGGGTTAAAAACCCCATCAAGAAATTCCCCGCAATTAATTTTTTCACCAGAGGCGCTCGATGAACGGGCCATTTTCCAATCTTCCCAAATGTGCTATTATTTCAATTATGTGGAGAAAGAACAAGGTCGGTAGCAAGCTCTTAGGGGTCACCCTGTTGTCCCTGCTGGTGGCTTTGGTGGGTCTGCTCCTGGTGATGCAATACTTGGCCACCCGGCAAATCCTGGAATGGCACCGTCAACGGGTGGAGTTGGTGGGTCGCCTTGTACTGGCGGAATACCGAGAGAAACTCCAACGGGTTGAGCAGGCAGCCAATCTCCTGGCCGACAACCCCACATACGGGGAGCTACTGGCTACCGGCAATGCAGAGGCCTTGCGGCGCTTGGTAACTCCCATGATGATTGCCACCGGGCTCCACATCCTCACTATTACTGACTATCAGGGGGTCATCCAGGTGCGGGTCCACGACCCCGAGGGTATGGGTGTCAATATTTCCGGCAATCCCTTGGTGCGTGCCGGTCTTCAAGGTAAAGAAGCCTCTCGCATGACCCAGTGGAAAGATTCCATTGCCTTGAGCGCCTCGTCCCCCATTCGCTACGACAACAAGGTAGTGGGGGTGATTCTTACCGGCCTCCTCATTGACAAGGGTTTCGTGGAGTCTCTGACGCGCCCCGGGGCCGAGGTGGCCATCTTCTTCGGTAATCGCCTGGTGGTCAATTCCTTTAAAGACCTGTCCGAGAGCGCCCTAAATCAGCTCCAGCGCCACCGCGACCTGGCAATCAAGGGGCAAGGGCTGGAACAGGCCCAGCGGCTCCAACTGGGGAATGAGGACTATACCATCACTTATCTCCCCTTGGAAGAAGTCGATCAACCCTGGGAAAGCCTGATCGTGGTGGGGGTCAGCCGGCGAGAGCTGGAACCGACGCTCATGACCCTGAAGCTGATCATCTTCGGGGTGGGAGGGGCTGCGGCTGTGATCGGGGGGCTTCTCAGTTTCTGGCTGTCCTCCGGGATGCGCCGCCAGATAGCCCATTTATCCGAAGGCACTCGGAAAGCTACACTGGAGGAACTGGCTGGAGATATCCCGGTGACCAGTCACGATGAGTTGGGGGAACTGGCCGAATCCTTCAATGCCATGATCCGGGCCCTGGGGGAAAAGACCCGGCTCCTCCAGGAAGAGCGGGATCGCGTTGCCGCCAATGCCGATTTTCTCTCCATGATCGTCCACGACATCAAGGCTCCCCTGACCGGGGTGCGCCTCACTATCGAGGCCCTGGAGGACGAAACTCTGCCTCCTGAGATTCATCACAAGTTGCAAGGCATCATAGAACGGAGCGAAGGCCTCCTCCTGCACCTCCACAATGTTTTGGACTTAAGCCGGTTTGAATCCGGGCGCCTGGCCTTAAGACCCGAGCCGGTTCCTCCTGGCTTTATCATCCAGCGTCTGCTCCATCACTTCGGGGCGCTGGCCCAGCACCAGGGGGTGAATCTAGTGGCCCCGCCGCCACCGAACCTGCCCGCCATCATGGTTGATGAGCCTTCCCTGGATCGCGTCTTGGCCAATCTTTTGGTCAACGCCCTGGCCGCGACGCCCCGAGGCGGCAAAATCCAGGTGCAAGCTCTCCCTGCCCATGACCACGGGGAAGTTGAACTTGTCGTGGCGGATACGGGCTGTGGCCTGAGCCTTGAGGAACAGGAGCACCTGTTCGAAAAATACCGCCTTTCCCGTCACAAGAATAACGGCTCAGGGTTAGGGCTCTATATCTGCAAGACTCTAGTCGAGGCCAACCAGGGGCGTATCTGGTTGGAGAGCACTCCCGGTCACGGCGCGGCTTTTCACCTGTCTTTTCCCGCTGCCCAGGAAGACTTAGAATCGGCAGGCTCAGAGGAAGAGGCGCGGGTGGCCTCGAAAATCTCCAGCCCTGACTTGCATTAACGGGGATGTCTCAGATAAAATAACAGATATTTGAGCCATTTTCCCCACATGCCACCGAAATTTCCTGCCCTTTAGGAGGGATGGCTAACTCTTACCGTGCACGCTATGTGCTGGTCGATGGGAGTTGTCAGTGGACCCGAGCCCCTGGATTTTAGTGATCGATGATGAGCGCTGGATCCGGGAAGCCCTGGTGTCAATCCTGGGTCGCGCCGGTTACCAGGTCACGACCCGGGACGGGTTTGACCAGGAACTGGAAGCCGGTCACTTCCCTCAGCGCTATGAGGTGGCCGTGTTGGATTATCACCTGCCCCACCTCAACGGCCTGGAGGTAGCCAGGCGCCTGAAACAGTTCCAACCGGATTGCCGCATCGTCATGATTTCTTCCGAATTACCCCACCTACCGGAACTTGCCGGCCTGGAAGGCGTGGTGGACCGGTTTCTGGCCAAACCCTTTTCCAAGGACACCATTTTAGAGGTAATCGCCCAGCTTTGTCCCTCCCCGGTGACGTAAACCTCGCATTTATGGAAGACCCCGCCTTGGCCGGAGATCTTCCCGAGGCGGTGCTTGGCTATGCCCGGCGGGAGCACCTGTTCACCTCCAACGACCGGGTCCTGGTGGCGGTATCCGGCGGCCCGGATTCGGTAGCCCTGGTCCATCTTCTGATACGGCTACGCCCGGTGCTGAGTCTGGAGCTGGGCATGGCCCACTATGACCACGGCCTTAGGGGAGAAGACTCCCGGCGTGACGCGGACTTTGTGGCCCACCTGGCCCAGCGCCTGGGCCTACCTTGCCATATGGGGCGTGGACAGGTGAAAGAGGCGGCTCGTAGGGACAAGGTTTCAATCCAGATGGCGGCCCGGAAGCTGCGGCGCCAATTTTTCCAGGACACCCGTAACGTTCACGCTTACACCAGGCTGGCCTTGGGCCACACCGCGGACGATCAGGTGGAACTCTTCTGGCTGCGCCTGCTGCGGGGCGCAGGGCTGGAAGGTCTGAAAGGCATGGAGCCAACCACCCCCGAAGGCCTGGTGCGGCCTTTGCTGGCCATAGGTAAGGCGGTCCTGTTGGCCTGGCTGGAGCAGGAAAACCTTGCTTACCGCGTTGATGCCAGTAACCTGAGCCGGGCCTACTTGCGGAACCGGGTGCGCCTGGACCTCTTGCCTCACCTCACCCAATTCTACAACCCCCGTCTGGCCCAAACCATCTGGCGGACCCAGACTCTGCTCCGAGAAGATGAGTTCCTCTTGCGCCAAGATACGGTCGCGGCCTGGAACCGCATTGCCCGGAGATTGGCCGAGGACTGTTTTGCCTTGGATCTCGAACGGTTTTTAGCCCTGGAGGGGCCCTTGCAGCGCCGGGTGCTCAGGTTCGGGGTGGGTAAAATCGGGGCGAATCTCACTCTCACCGCCGCTCAAGTTGGCTCTCTGTTGGCCTTGGCCAAAAGTGAGCGAAGCGGCGGGCTGATCTCGCTGGGGGAAAACGTCCAGGTTGCCCGAGCCGCGGCAGCCTTGCATATTTTAAGAGGCCTGCCCGAACCGTCTCGAGAGGTCACCCTGCTGCCAGACAGAGCGGGGGAGGTGGAGTCCCCCGAGGGCTGGCGCTGGAGGTTGACCCGCCGCCCCAGTCAGCCCGGGGACGCCTGGCCGTCCCCAGAGGTGGCCTGGTTCAACCCGGCTCGGGTCTCCCTGCCCCTTAAGGTGCGAGGTTGGCGCGCCGGAGACCGCTTTTGGCCCCAGGGCGCCCCGGGTCCCAAAAAACTCCAAGATTTCCTGGTGGATGCGAAAATTCCCCGTTGGCTCAGACCCCATCTCCCCCTGGTGACCAGCGCTCAGGAGATTATCTGGGTCGCGGGCCTGCGTCTGGCCGAGCCGGTGAAACTCCTTTCAACCAGCCGGGATATGCTGGAAATTGCCGTGACACCCACCACTCCTGACACCACCCGTATCTCCGAGATTCTGCGTCAGATAAGGAATTGAGAGTTTGTCTCAGTCCGGTCCCCCGCTCCTGTTGATCAACCCCTGGATCTACGATTTCGCGGCTTATGATTATTTCGCCCAGCCGTTGGGGCTGCTCTATCTGGCGGGGCTTTTGGAGGCGCGGGGCTACGCGGTACATTTCCTGGATTGCCTGGGCGCGCCGCACGCCAAGCCTGGACCTTTCGGCACCGGCCGCTACCCTAAGGAAATCCTGCCGCCGCCTCCGGCCTTGCAAGGCATCGCCCGGCGGTACGGGCGCTATGGCATCAGTGAGGCGGCATTCCGGGCGCGCCTGGCTCAGATTCCCAAACCCGCGGCCATCCTGGTGACCTCCCTGATGACCTATTGGTATCCGGGAGTGGCCGCGGCCATTCGGTTGGCCCGAGAACACTTCCCCGATGTCCCTGTTGTATTGGGAGGAATCTACGCCACTTTGTGTCCGGAGCATGCCCGCCAGCACAGCGGCGCCGACCGAGTGGTCGCTGGACCGGGGGAGGCGGCTGTTTTCACTCTCCTTGAGGAAATCACCGCTTGGCCCAGCCCAGGGCCAACCCCTGCAAAAAGGGATGCGCTGGACTCTCTTCCCTATCCGGCCTTGCAGCTCCTTAATCATCCGTCCTATATCCCTATCCTCACCTCCCGGGGCTGCCCCCTGGAATGCTCGTACTGCGCCTCGCGCCTGCTTCAACCTGCTTACCGGCGGAGGCAGCCTCTGGCAGTGGCCGAAGAGTTGATCTACTGGCAGGAGCGCTTGGGGCTCAGCGATGCGGCGTTTTATGACGATGCCCTGCTGGTGGCGGCGGAAGAGCATCTGCTGGTGATTCTGGAAGAACTGGCACGCCTAAGCCGCAGCTTTCAGTTCCATACCCCCAACGGCCTCCACGCCCGGCTCATCACGCGGGAAGTGGCCCGTTGGCTCAAACGGGCCAATTTTGTCACCCTGCGCCTGGGAGCGGAAACCACCGCGCTGGGGCCGGCCCGCCTGGACCAGAAACTTGCGAAAGGTGAACTGGAAACCGCCCTGGCCCTCTTGCGAGAGGCCGGATTTTCCCGGGAATCGATCGGGGTCTACCTCCTCATCGGCCTGCCGGATCAGGAGGAAGCCGAAGTTGTGGCTTCCATCAATGAGGTCAAAGCCTTGGGGGCCACCCCGGTGCTGGCCTTGTACTCCCCCATTCCCGGCACCGCCCTGTGGAGCCGGGCCCAGGCCACCTCCCGCTACGACCTGAACGCTGACCCCATCTTCCATAATAACTCTTTGTTTCCCTGCTGGCCGCAGTTCTCCTGGGAGCGCTATTCCCGGCTCAAACGTCTGGCCGCCTGGTAAAAGTTGTGGTACGGTTGAACTGGGGGAAGGGCTCTGGGCCTTCATAAGTGGCCGCTACCCTGGTCCTCCCCTCACCTCATTCATAAAGGCAGTCATATGGGAACGTCCAGTGCCCGGCGGGGGCCGACTACGGCGTTATGGC
Above is a genomic segment from Desulfobaccales bacterium containing:
- a CDS encoding ATP-binding protein, producing the protein MWRKNKVGSKLLGVTLLSLLVALVGLLLVMQYLATRQILEWHRQRVELVGRLVLAEYREKLQRVEQAANLLADNPTYGELLATGNAEALRRLVTPMMIATGLHILTITDYQGVIQVRVHDPEGMGVNISGNPLVRAGLQGKEASRMTQWKDSIALSASSPIRYDNKVVGVILTGLLIDKGFVESLTRPGAEVAIFFGNRLVVNSFKDLSESALNQLQRHRDLAIKGQGLEQAQRLQLGNEDYTITYLPLEEVDQPWESLIVVGVSRRELEPTLMTLKLIIFGVGGAAAVIGGLLSFWLSSGMRRQIAHLSEGTRKATLEELAGDIPVTSHDELGELAESFNAMIRALGEKTRLLQEERDRVAANADFLSMIVHDIKAPLTGVRLTIEALEDETLPPEIHHKLQGIIERSEGLLLHLHNVLDLSRFESGRLALRPEPVPPGFIIQRLLHHFGALAQHQGVNLVAPPPPNLPAIMVDEPSLDRVLANLLVNALAATPRGGKIQVQALPAHDHGEVELVVADTGCGLSLEEQEHLFEKYRLSRHKNNGSGLGLYICKTLVEANQGRIWLESTPGHGAAFHLSFPAAQEDLESAGSEEEARVASKISSPDLH
- a CDS encoding response regulator, whose product is MDPSPWILVIDDERWIREALVSILGRAGYQVTTRDGFDQELEAGHFPQRYEVAVLDYHLPHLNGLEVARRLKQFQPDCRIVMISSELPHLPELAGLEGVVDRFLAKPFSKDTILEVIAQLCPSPVT
- the tilS gene encoding tRNA lysidine(34) synthetase TilS; this translates as MAGDLPEAVLGYARREHLFTSNDRVLVAVSGGPDSVALVHLLIRLRPVLSLELGMAHYDHGLRGEDSRRDADFVAHLAQRLGLPCHMGRGQVKEAARRDKVSIQMAARKLRRQFFQDTRNVHAYTRLALGHTADDQVELFWLRLLRGAGLEGLKGMEPTTPEGLVRPLLAIGKAVLLAWLEQENLAYRVDASNLSRAYLRNRVRLDLLPHLTQFYNPRLAQTIWRTQTLLREDEFLLRQDTVAAWNRIARRLAEDCFALDLERFLALEGPLQRRVLRFGVGKIGANLTLTAAQVGSLLALAKSERSGGLISLGENVQVARAAAALHILRGLPEPSREVTLLPDRAGEVESPEGWRWRLTRRPSQPGDAWPSPEVAWFNPARVSLPLKVRGWRAGDRFWPQGAPGPKKLQDFLVDAKIPRWLRPHLPLVTSAQEIIWVAGLRLAEPVKLLSTSRDMLEIAVTPTTPDTTRISEILRQIRN
- a CDS encoding radical SAM protein — its product is MSQSGPPLLLINPWIYDFAAYDYFAQPLGLLYLAGLLEARGYAVHFLDCLGAPHAKPGPFGTGRYPKEILPPPPALQGIARRYGRYGISEAAFRARLAQIPKPAAILVTSLMTYWYPGVAAAIRLAREHFPDVPVVLGGIYATLCPEHARQHSGADRVVAGPGEAAVFTLLEEITAWPSPGPTPAKRDALDSLPYPALQLLNHPSYIPILTSRGCPLECSYCASRLLQPAYRRRQPLAVAEELIYWQERLGLSDAAFYDDALLVAAEEHLLVILEELARLSRSFQFHTPNGLHARLITREVARWLKRANFVTLRLGAETTALGPARLDQKLAKGELETALALLREAGFSRESIGVYLLIGLPDQEEAEVVASINEVKALGATPVLALYSPIPGTALWSRAQATSRYDLNADPIFHNNSLFPCWPQFSWERYSRLKRLAAW